The Amycolatopsis umgeniensis DNA segment GTGTCGCCGGGACGATCCTGCTGGCGCTGACCATCGGTTACGCGCTGGTCCGCGCGGAGTGGCGGCGCGCGCTGATCGCGCTGATGACGCCGCTGGCGCTGGGCATCGTCGCCTACGGCGTGATGGTCCCGGACTGGATGGGCCAGCACCGCTTCGCCACCCCGATCTGGATCCTCGCCGTGCTGGCGGGAACGCTGGCCGCGGGCGAACTGCTGCGCCGGTCGCGCGCGGTGCTGCGGACCGTCGTGGTGCTCGTACTGGTCGCGGCCGCGATCCCGTCCGGGATGGGTTTCGCGTCTTCCTCGGAGAAGTTCCAAGAGGTCCCGACCGTCCCCGCGTGTCTCATCGCCGACCGTTTCGGCCGCGGTTTCAACACCATCGCCGACATCCTCGGCCTGCAGCAGGCGTCGCTGCTGCTGCCCGACCTCGGCGGCTCGTCGATGACCAGCCGCCTGCACCTGGTCGACATGGCCGGGCTGGTCGAGGCGGACGTCGCGGACTTCGTCAAGAAGGGCGACATGCCCGGGCTGCGCGACTACGTGTTCGACAAGGTCAAGCCGACCTTCATCCACTCGTGGGGACCGTGGGCCGCGGGCAACGGCATCACCGTCGACCCGAGGATCGATCGCGACTACGAGCCGATCTTCGTGTACCCGGGCAGTGGGCCGCGCAACGGTGACTTCGTGCGCAAGGACGCCGTCTCCAGCCCTGAGAAGCTGAAGGCCGCCCAGGAGTACGCCGCGAAGACCCTGCCGGACGTCGAGAAGGCGCGCTTCGGCGGCCCGCTGAAGGACTGCGGCCCGACCATGCACCCCGGCCAGACGGTGTACCTGCCCTAACCCCCCTCGCGTTTAGTCCTCTGGATGCGGTACTTGCACGCGCAACGATCGCATCCAGAGGACTAAACGCGTAGGGGGAGGTCAGGAGGCGGAGGTGACCAGGGGTTCGGGGGTGGCGGCGCCTCGCTCCAGGTCCGCCTCCTTCGCCCGGATCACCGGCAGCACGTGCTTCCCGAAGTGCTCGACGTCCTCCAGGTAGTGCAGGAAACCGAGCAGCAGCAGGTTCGCCCCGCGCTTCTTGTACTCGATGGCCCGATCCGCGATCTGCTCCGGCGTGCCGATCAGCCCGGTGCGGAAGCCGTCGTTGTACTGCACCAGATCCTTGAACTCCGAGTCGGCCCACATCCCCTTCTTGTCCGAAGTGGAGCCTCCCGCCTGCTTGACGGCGTTGCGGAAACCCTCGACGGCGTCGCTGTTCGCCTTCTCGACGATCTCGCGCAGCACGGCCTTCGCCTCGCTTTCGGTCTCCCGCGCGATCAGGAAACCGTTGAGCCCGAAGCGGACGGCGTGATCGTTCTCGGCCGCGTAGCCGCGGACCTCCTCGACCTGCTCGCTGAACCCGTCGAAGTCCTTGCCGTTGCTGAAGTACCAGTCGGAGACGCGGCCCGCGAGCTTCCGCGCGGCGGTGGAGTTGCCGCCCTGGAAGATCTCCGGATGCGGCCGTCCCACCGGTTTGGGCTTGATGTCGAAATCGTGAATCCGGTAGAAATCGCCGTTGAATTCGGCGTGGTCGTTCGTCCAGAGTTCCTTCAGTACGCGAATGAACTCCTCCGAACGACGGTATCGCTCGTCGTGTTCGAGCCACGCTTCACCCAGATTGGTGAATTCGTCCTTGAACCAGCCGCTGACCACGTTGACCGCCGCGCGCCCGCCGGAGATCACGTCCGCGCTGGCGATGAACTTCGCGAGCACCCCGGGGTGCCACAGTCCGGGATGGATCGCCGCGATCACCTTCAGCCGTTGCGTCGCGAGCAGCAGCGCGAGGCTGAATCCGGTCGATTCGTGCTGGTAGGCGGCACCGTAGCTGGCCGTGTAGCGGACCTGGCTCAGCGCGTACTCGAACCCGCTGTTCTCCGCGAGGACGGCGAGATCCCGGTTGTACTCGTATCCCCAGTCGGTGCGCTGCTCGATGTCGCTGGTGACCAGCCCGCCGCTCACATTGGGGACCCAATAGGCGAATTTGAGTGGTTCGGATTCGATTCCCGGCATGTCGCGGAGTGAACCCGCCGCCCCCGGAAACCGTCAATCACCGTCCACGCGCTGGGAACGTCCGAGCGCGGTACTCAATTCGGTCCGTCCGGTGATCCCGAGTTTGCGGTAGGCCCCGGACAAATGGAGTTCGACGGTGCGGCGGGTCAGGTGCAGCGCCTCGGCGATCTCCCGGTTGGTGAGACCCTGTGACGCCATCACCGCGACGCGGTACTCCTGTTTGGTGAGGCCGTGTTCGTTCTCCTTGGCCGTCGCCATACTCGCCCGCGCGTCCCGCAGCGCCTCGGCGGCGCGCCTCGCGAGCGGCCGCGCCCCGCAGTGCCTGCTCGACTGCGCGGCCTCCCGCAGCGTGACGATCGCCTTCTCGCCCTGTCCGTGCCGGGCCTGCAACGCGCCGAGTTCGGTCAGTGCTTCGGCCAGCGCCAGTTTCGCCGTCGACCCGCCGAGGATGTCGACGGCCTTGGTGAGCAGGCGCTCGGCTTCCTCGTCGTCGCGCGTGAGGCCCGCCGTGGTCAGCGCGCCGCCGAGGATTCTCGGTGCTCCCCAGCGTTCCGCGGCTTCGAGATCCTCTTCGGCGAGCCGGGCCGCCGCGTCGGTGCGTCCGAGCGCGAGCGCGGTGCGAGCGGCGTGCGCCCGCCAGGGGGCGAATCCGGGGAAGCGCATGCCGTGGTGTTCGAGACGGCGGCCGCAGCCGCGCAGGTCTTCGTAGCCGAGTTCGGGCTCGCCGGTGGCCGTCCGGAGCCTGCCGCGGGCGTACAGCAGGTAGTTGTGCGTGAAAAGTGCTTGTGTGGCC contains these protein-coding regions:
- the sfnG gene encoding dimethylsulfone monooxygenase SfnG translates to MPGIESEPLKFAYWVPNVSGGLVTSDIEQRTDWGYEYNRDLAVLAENSGFEYALSQVRYTASYGAAYQHESTGFSLALLLATQRLKVIAAIHPGLWHPGVLAKFIASADVISGGRAAVNVVSGWFKDEFTNLGEAWLEHDERYRRSEEFIRVLKELWTNDHAEFNGDFYRIHDFDIKPKPVGRPHPEIFQGGNSTAARKLAGRVSDWYFSNGKDFDGFSEQVEEVRGYAAENDHAVRFGLNGFLIARETESEAKAVLREIVEKANSDAVEGFRNAVKQAGGSTSDKKGMWADSEFKDLVQYNDGFRTGLIGTPEQIADRAIEYKKRGANLLLLGFLHYLEDVEHFGKHVLPVIRAKEADLERGAATPEPLVTSAS